The window CTCATCCGTGACCGAGATATCCAGGTCTGCGGGATCCACTCCGGGGATAACCGCTCTGATGGTGAGGGCCTCATCGGTATGGGTGATCTCCAGTAAAATGCCTCCGGAAAAACCTCCCATCAACAGGTCTGCACCGACGTCGGGCCAGCACCGGTTAAGGAGCTGATCCATGTCCTTCTTCATCCTGTTTATCTCATCATGTATCCAGGGGATCAGTTCTGTCATGGCAGGATCTCCTTATTCGCAACAATTTATCCTTTTGATAAAAAGCATCTGGTGTCGTGAGCGCCATCCTTCGCCATTCTACGTTCGATGTTGGATGTTAGGCCCTTCATTCTGAGAGATTATCTCTCAGACGTTCGGTAACGCGTTGAGATCAGAACCCTACTTAGGA of the Deltaproteobacteria bacterium genome contains:
- a CDS encoding Hsp20/alpha crystallin family protein, which translates into the protein MTELIPWIHDEINRMKKDMDQLLNRCWPDVGADLLMGGFSGGILLEITHTDEALTIRAVIPGVDPADLDISVTDEKLTIKGCKKETSVEGSGYYQRVERKLRSFSRTVPLPIRARIDKIKATLQGGILKIVVPKWKPRETCKIRVEIY